The nucleotide window CGGAAGGGCCCGGCAGACCGGGCCCCTCAGAGATCCGCATTCCTGTTTCCCAGACGGTTCCCTTACTTCGATTCTTTGTGCACAACCGACGCCCGGCACCATTTGCAGTATTTTTTGAGCTCCAGCTTCTTCGCCTGCTTTTTCTTGTTGACCGTCGTCGTGTAGTTGCGTCTTTTGCACTGAGTGCAGACCAGTCCCACAATGTCCGCCATGGAATAACCCCCCTCTCCCTGATTCTCCGCTAAATCGCAAT belongs to Synergistaceae bacterium and includes:
- the rpmG gene encoding 50S ribosomal protein L33, which translates into the protein MADIVGLVCTQCKRRNYTTTVNKKKQAKKLELKKYCKWCRASVVHKESK